One genomic segment of Anser cygnoides isolate HZ-2024a breed goose chromosome 20, Taihu_goose_T2T_genome, whole genome shotgun sequence includes these proteins:
- the ZBTB34 gene encoding zinc finger and BTB domain-containing protein 34 isoform X1, producing the protein MDDVEICLSNWKSRFHFTSVEMDSSSFIQFDVPEYSNTVLSQLNELRLQGKLCDIIVHIQGQPFRAHKAVLAASSPYFRDHSALSTMSGLSISVIKNPNVFEQLLSFCYTGRMSLQLKDVVSFLTAASFLQMQCVIDKCTQILESIHSKISVGDVDSVTVGAEENSENRNGVKDGSYFANPIEISPPYCSQVRQSTASSDLRMETTPGKTLRSRLQEEGHSDRGSSGSISEYEIQIEGDHEQGDLIVRESQIAEVKVKMEKSDRPSCSDSSSLGDDGYHTEMVDGEQVVAVNVGSYGSVLQHVYSFTHASSQAAGVSETFGSLSNSSPSRSMLSCFRGGRARQKRVSTGHLHSDVQGLVQGADSDSMVSNAGYENSPRERNTRGHWYPYNERLICIYCGKSFNQKGSLDRHMRLHMGITPFVCKFCGKKYTRKDQLEYHIRGHTDDKPFRCEVCGKCFPFQGTLNQHLRKNHPGVTEVRNRVESPDRTEAFVEQKIDNDASASEAMDSSMEIHAMSSTSD; encoded by the exons ATGGATGATGTTGAGATCTGTTTGTCCAATTGGAAAAGCAG attccATTTTACATCAGTAGAAATGGACAGCAGCAGTTTCATTCAGTTTGATGTGCCTGAGTACAGCAACACTGTTCTGAGCCAGTTAAACGAACTCCGCTTGCAAGGAAAGCTGTGTGACATAATTGTGCATATTCAGGGTCAGCCATTTCGAGCCCATAAAGCTGTCTTAGCTGCCAGTTCTCCATATTTCCGTGACCATTCAGCATTAAGCACCATGAGTGGCTTATCTATATCAGTTATTAAAAATCCCAATGTTTTTGAacaattgctttcattttgttacACTGGAAGGATGTCCTTACAACTGAAGGATGTTGTTAGTTTTCTAACTGCAGCTAGCTTTCTACAGATGCAGTGCGTCATTGATAAGTGCACACAGATACTGGAGAGTATTCATTCAAAGATCAGTGTTGGTGATGTTGACTCTGTCACTGTTGGTGctgaagaaaattcagaaaatcgCAATGGAGTTAAAGATGGCAGCTATTTTGCCAACCCCATTGAAATATCTCCCCCCTATTGCTCTCAGGTGCGACAGTCAACAGCAAGCAGCGATCTTAGGATGGAAACTACTCCAGGCAAAACTCTGCGTAGTCGACTGCAAGAAGAAGGGCATTCAGATCGAGGAAGCAGCGGGAGTATTTCTGAATATGAGATTCAGATTGAAGGTGATCATGAGCAAGGAGACCTGATAGTAAGGGAAAGTCAGATTGCAGAGGTGAAAGTTAAAATGGAAAAGTCTGACAGGCCAAGTTGCTCTGATAGCTCTTCCCTTGGTGATGATGGATATCATACTGAAATGGTGGATGGAGAGCAAGTGGTAGCAGTAAACGTTGGCTCCTATGGGTCTGTCTTGCAACACGTTTATTCATTTACCCATGCCTCATCACAGGCTGCAGGTGTGTCTGAAACTTTTGGAAGCCTGAGCAATTCAAGTCCCTCAAGGTCAATGCTGAGCTGTTTCAGAGGGGGTCGTGCACGCCAAAAACGGGTATCCACTGGTCATTTACATAGTGATGTTCAGGGCTTGGTGCAAGGGGCTGACAGTGATTCTATGGTGAGTAACGCAGGATACGAAAATAGTCCACGGGAGAGAAATACAAGAGGTCATTGGTATCCATACAATGAGAGGCTGATTTGTATTTACTGTGGCAAGTCTTTCAACCAGAAAGGGAGCCTCGATCGGCACATGCGATTGCACATGGGAATAACTCCTTTTGTGTGCAAATTTTGTGGAAAGAAATATACCCGCAAGGACCAACTTGAGTATCATATTCGCGGTCATACAGATGATAAGCCCTTTCGCTGTGAGGTctgtggaaaatgttttcctttccagggTACGCTAAACCAGCATTTGCGAAAGAATCACCCTGGAGTAACAGAAGTAAGAAACAGGGTAGAGTCTCCAGACAGAACAGAAGCTTTTGTGGAACAGAAAATAGATAATGATGCTTCGGCTTCTGAAGCTATGGATTCTAGTATGGAAATTCATGCAATGTCTAGCACATCtgattaa
- the ZBTB34 gene encoding zinc finger and BTB domain-containing protein 34 isoform X2, translating into MDSSSFIQFDVPEYSNTVLSQLNELRLQGKLCDIIVHIQGQPFRAHKAVLAASSPYFRDHSALSTMSGLSISVIKNPNVFEQLLSFCYTGRMSLQLKDVVSFLTAASFLQMQCVIDKCTQILESIHSKISVGDVDSVTVGAEENSENRNGVKDGSYFANPIEISPPYCSQVRQSTASSDLRMETTPGKTLRSRLQEEGHSDRGSSGSISEYEIQIEGDHEQGDLIVRESQIAEVKVKMEKSDRPSCSDSSSLGDDGYHTEMVDGEQVVAVNVGSYGSVLQHVYSFTHASSQAAGVSETFGSLSNSSPSRSMLSCFRGGRARQKRVSTGHLHSDVQGLVQGADSDSMVSNAGYENSPRERNTRGHWYPYNERLICIYCGKSFNQKGSLDRHMRLHMGITPFVCKFCGKKYTRKDQLEYHIRGHTDDKPFRCEVCGKCFPFQGTLNQHLRKNHPGVTEVRNRVESPDRTEAFVEQKIDNDASASEAMDSSMEIHAMSSTSD; encoded by the coding sequence ATGGACAGCAGCAGTTTCATTCAGTTTGATGTGCCTGAGTACAGCAACACTGTTCTGAGCCAGTTAAACGAACTCCGCTTGCAAGGAAAGCTGTGTGACATAATTGTGCATATTCAGGGTCAGCCATTTCGAGCCCATAAAGCTGTCTTAGCTGCCAGTTCTCCATATTTCCGTGACCATTCAGCATTAAGCACCATGAGTGGCTTATCTATATCAGTTATTAAAAATCCCAATGTTTTTGAacaattgctttcattttgttacACTGGAAGGATGTCCTTACAACTGAAGGATGTTGTTAGTTTTCTAACTGCAGCTAGCTTTCTACAGATGCAGTGCGTCATTGATAAGTGCACACAGATACTGGAGAGTATTCATTCAAAGATCAGTGTTGGTGATGTTGACTCTGTCACTGTTGGTGctgaagaaaattcagaaaatcgCAATGGAGTTAAAGATGGCAGCTATTTTGCCAACCCCATTGAAATATCTCCCCCCTATTGCTCTCAGGTGCGACAGTCAACAGCAAGCAGCGATCTTAGGATGGAAACTACTCCAGGCAAAACTCTGCGTAGTCGACTGCAAGAAGAAGGGCATTCAGATCGAGGAAGCAGCGGGAGTATTTCTGAATATGAGATTCAGATTGAAGGTGATCATGAGCAAGGAGACCTGATAGTAAGGGAAAGTCAGATTGCAGAGGTGAAAGTTAAAATGGAAAAGTCTGACAGGCCAAGTTGCTCTGATAGCTCTTCCCTTGGTGATGATGGATATCATACTGAAATGGTGGATGGAGAGCAAGTGGTAGCAGTAAACGTTGGCTCCTATGGGTCTGTCTTGCAACACGTTTATTCATTTACCCATGCCTCATCACAGGCTGCAGGTGTGTCTGAAACTTTTGGAAGCCTGAGCAATTCAAGTCCCTCAAGGTCAATGCTGAGCTGTTTCAGAGGGGGTCGTGCACGCCAAAAACGGGTATCCACTGGTCATTTACATAGTGATGTTCAGGGCTTGGTGCAAGGGGCTGACAGTGATTCTATGGTGAGTAACGCAGGATACGAAAATAGTCCACGGGAGAGAAATACAAGAGGTCATTGGTATCCATACAATGAGAGGCTGATTTGTATTTACTGTGGCAAGTCTTTCAACCAGAAAGGGAGCCTCGATCGGCACATGCGATTGCACATGGGAATAACTCCTTTTGTGTGCAAATTTTGTGGAAAGAAATATACCCGCAAGGACCAACTTGAGTATCATATTCGCGGTCATACAGATGATAAGCCCTTTCGCTGTGAGGTctgtggaaaatgttttcctttccagggTACGCTAAACCAGCATTTGCGAAAGAATCACCCTGGAGTAACAGAAGTAAGAAACAGGGTAGAGTCTCCAGACAGAACAGAAGCTTTTGTGGAACAGAAAATAGATAATGATGCTTCGGCTTCTGAAGCTATGGATTCTAGTATGGAAATTCATGCAATGTCTAGCACATCtgattaa